A segment of the Xenopus tropicalis strain Nigerian chromosome 6, UCB_Xtro_10.0, whole genome shotgun sequence genome:
cagttacactgagcttcactccattttgaaaatgtcgggggaaaatgtcgggaaaaaatgtcgttaaaacgttgtataaatgttgtttaaacgacaaattcacaaaagtgtctgtaaactgtctttctttcaccaaaaacggaaaagtggcggatgagtcggaatttaggcggatttctgtttgtgaatctggagaaagtgttttcccaccAGTTTTACTCTAAAAAAGGGctccctccacttttgtgaaatcCCCCCAAGCAGCTTTtgctaataaatgtatatttttgattgaactctctcttttattaaagaaccttcTCTCCGTTGAAAGAATAGTTTGCCACattctctcaggtccctgtctgggtttcacatgaggggtgggcgtgtcctaacggtccctgccagaagcacagtaggagggggagagccaatcacagccctgcagtcacacaagcacagacaggcttcagttccctatcaggtcagcctagctgctgattggttcttatcctacagtgccgccgcccccctgcacagcctgggaaaggaggcagcaggaagtggaacagatgggcggggctagtgaggtttgggggaatttctcaataaatcagtctgaaacacaacattttttaagcacaatccttctctatttagatgagtacaagtcattagcacaatattgttttccacataatatttcccctttaagttggcACTCAGCCCTAGATATTCCCACGGCATCaaaaccattttttatttaggaAATTTCCCATGGAAAAGGTGTAATTGCCCTTAAGCACATAGAGAATGCACCAAACTCTAAGAAgcactaaaataaacataaaacgaggaataaacaactgaaatattgcattacatttattgaggaatatatttttaaatacaaataaccCCATAGTGTTTGGGTTGGTACCTACAGATATGATTGGCAGCTCCAATGGCCAATAGGCAATGTTGGAATGGGAGAATGGAGAATATGGAGGAGAAATCAGTGACTGTATCTCTTCCCCTGTATGAATGTTCTGGGGGAGGAGATGAAACCTTCTATTGGGGAAACCCCAttctgtgcaagtgaatggtttctccccggtgggGATGACGGTGTTGCTGGTTGGACTTTGCAGTATAAGGTTTCCCGAATTCCCTACACATGAAAGTTGCTCTCACACATGAGTTCTCTGGTGTTTGGTaaggtttccctttaaaacaaaacGTCTCCCACAATCTGCACAagcaaagggtttctcccctgtgtgaaccatGTAATGGCTGCTAAGCTTGGCCTTTGTGGTGAaacgtttcccacattctgtgcaagaaaatggtttctcccctgtgtgaatcttGTAATGGCAGCTAAGCTTGGTCTTTGTGGTGAAACATTTCTcacattctgtgcaagaaaatggtttctctcctgtgtgaattctctggtgGCCTTGAAAGTTGCTCTTGttggagaagcttttcccacattccatgcAGACAAATGGTTTTACCCCTGTATGAATCCTCTGGTGCTTGATAAGGCTACTCCTTTGATTGAAATGTTTATCACATTCTGTACATgcatagggtttctcccctgtatgaaGTCTCTGGTGATCTGTAAGGATATGCTTTACtctaaaacttttcccacattctgtgcacacgaatggtttctcccccgtgtgaattaATTGGTGTTCTGTAAGTTGTTGCTTTGtcctgaaacttttcccacattccgtgcacatgaatggtttctcccctgtgtgtgaTAATTGGTGTTCTGTAAGGTGTTGCTTTTgcctgaaacttttcccacattccgtgcacatgaatggtttctcccctgtgtgtgaTAATTGGTGTTCTGTAAGGTGTTGCTTTTgcctgaaacttttcccacattccgtgcacatgaatggtttctccccagtgtggacTCTGTAATGaataataagtgtttttttttccgaGAACgttttcccacattctgggcaTTCATGTTGTGCCACTGAGGGAAGTTCCATCTGGGAGTTGGGAATGCTCATTGCACTAAAGCTTTTTCTTAGTCGGATACAGATTTTTCTCTCCAATGTGTGGATTTCCTGGTGTTGGAGAAGTTGCACGGTCTAATGGCCTCTTGTCTTTATCCAAAGAATCAGAGAATTGTCAGCTTCTGGGGCTTCTGTGCCTCTTCTGTTtttaagtaaataagtaaaagggtaagaaaaaagaaaattttagTCAATAATttggttttttattttgcattttagccaCTCAAGtatctgttaccccaatgtttctatatatctgtaaccttgttatgggttaagggggcccagcctgaaggccagttagggggggatttggggtgagtgcttatttgtgccctgggtacccctggaactatagcggggtgactgttaccccaatgtttctatatatctgtaaccttgttatgggctaagggggcccagcctgaaggccagttaggggggatttggggtgagtgcttatttgtgccctgggtacccctggaactatagcggggtgactgttaccccaatgtttctatatatctgtaaccttgttatgggctaagggggcccagcctgaaggccagttagggggggatttggggtgagtgcttatttgtgccctgggtacccctggaactatagcggggtgactgttaccccaatatttctatatatctgtaaccttgttatgggctaagggggcccagcctgaaggccagttagggggacatttggggtgaatattacaaataataaacaataaaataatcatGGAAAATGGCAAAACACCAGTTACAGAAACCACATAAATATCACAAAGACAAACCCACAATGACAAACGGAGAGCAGATCCCAGGGGCCCCAAGCCCCCCAGTAAGTGCAATACAGCATTAAACAAAGGGAGCCCGCGCCCCAATAAATCCCCCCAACATGAATAAATGAGCCATAAGCACAGTATGACATAAGGGCACAAAAGCAATAAGTGAGCAGTATGAGAGGCAAACAAATAGGCAAATCAGTAGCCACAAGCTGAGCCCAGTGGCACAGAATTCAGGGATCAGTGCCAAGGAAACACTGATATAGTTACCTGTCCTTGGGCAGAGTCTCCTCATTAGCCTGCAGAgcccctgtaccctgtacccacaCGTCTCTTCCCCAAACTAACTCAGCTCTCATTCCCGCAGCTTTTTAGCCCATTTTGGATCCCACCCCCTATGGGCGGGGCCTTTGTTTGGGGGAAAAGGTTCCTCCCACAATATGGAAAGGAAGGCTGATGGGTTCCTGTACTCTAACGCCCTTCATTAGCATAGTCACATGTTTATCAAAGGCAGGTAATTAGCATGGGATAACGAGAGGGTGGAGCCTTAATTTGCCCCCTGGGGGGAAACTATAACTATTGAATAACCTTCAActtgtatctagtataaataaatttaaagcaactggacttgttaagtaatcattgaagacgtttcactactcatctgagcagcttcttcagttcaactgactggtatgggaagccctcagcatatatagggcccgattcactaaagtgcggtaaaacgtgcgctatttttagtgtgcgctaaaaattttaccgcgtcttaattttggcgacttttcgcacgattcacaataagcatacttgcgtttttttacgcgcggtatttcatgcgataggtttgtcgcgataaatagcgtgcgcggtattttcagCATGCAGGCTATCTattgcatgcgctaattgtcgcgacaaacctatcgcatgaaatacgcgacaatcggcaacataaaaatggcgacattttgccctgggagagcacagagtactaaagaggtgctgtataaaagtttatttgccaaaaaacccccaaaaaactataaaaatctaagtaagaaaaaaaaagaagtgttagagataataaaatgggcgggggggcatttaagaatatttagccaaatacttaggggtccgtttgctaaagtggcttaaattaagtgggagattttagacacagaataaatggcaaatatgttatgggcactttattaaacggggacaaatataatattgcaattactgtacagcgctgcgtacataagtagcactttataaataaaaaatatacatacatacatacatacattctggcaacaaaacattggattggcagttatcccactcgccagaaaatacgctacgtactaattagcgcaagttttactattcagcaaaatgggctaaaggcaaaattgttggcagaatatttgcaaacatttaacccatatagcatattgatgtgttactgataaatgtaagagtgtaggggaaactacatgaaagtatagaattccatatcaaggaaggaaaaataatgatacattactcagttcaaaagtagaaaaatcttaaattttactataataaaagcttaaaataaaaaaaaagggggaaggaaaaaaaacgtagggcttgctgcccttgagttcctcaaagtccctcctcagttcagcaacttccccccggagctgggccagctcagccctcatattgtccaggtcctcctgcatggagcGACGTGATGGGCCTTcatcggcaggagaacctggtggctggcatccggagggctgggaggggaacccaagggccggggaaactggggacaaactgggggaggaataaagggggggtgtccggggccttcATGGCCTCCTCGTCCtcctgggcctctggggcctggctgggtcctggggcctcgggggccggtggtcgggcctctggggccaattgtcCGGCCTTTGGGGCCAattgtcgggcctcgggggccgctggtcaggccgctggggccggtagagacTGCTGGGctggtagaggctggagggcctggggttgtgcctggggaggaggcaccagctgaagttctgtgaaatagtattgcaagatgttattttgtgtaatatattatatatatatacattcatacaccatcataaataacgggcccctcacaacaacattttttgttagccaggaccccctaaaacattcgtggcccttccccaaatgactcacactatgggccgctccctgctgcttcccccctgctttaaacttatttatgcatatgtatttgaaaatagatgtgtatatatatatacaataggaagtgctgggaagctgcacaccataaggaacaataatacccggGTGCCTGGGGCAAAAccaaatctagacaggcatggggtgacggcacacacaggattttgacaaggagtcacaaagatgtgaaataatattcagaggtttattgtgaccaacgtttcagttcctcactggcattatggttgaacgtgatggacttatgtcttttttcaacccaacttactatgttactatgttactttcatcatccctgacatttcttacatttgtacctttagttcaaattacttgctaaatcttttactgaacgtatactgtaacagcataataaagtacaataattaccttctgcaatttcagcgaccagttctgggctcctgcgcttcaggtcggaccacagatgccggagctggtgggggcccacatcaagggcaaacctggtgagcaaaccttctcttagctcatccaggattgccctcttcctctagtggacccctaagtcccccagcggtgggtggtcatatcctgcatgcaggagcacgctgataatatagcgcctctcccctggtagcaagtcagaaaccccaggcatgtcctctcagtttggtggctgcaggctcaatgacacaaaatggccccaagtcgcacatgccacaaaatgtccgcaagtcgcgagattacaaaatcgcgataaaaaaaatctgcaaaatatacatagtaatgtattttgcgcgacaaaatattcaccgctacagtacagtacattatcgcgacaaaatattcaccgctatagtactgtatattagtagggaaattccatacatgccaagactttagtaaaattgagtaaaaagacacagactgaataaataacactgtaagtccatattttattggcaaaaaactcatttactgtacttttctataatttttcgcctgcctgtagtaggagttaattttcgcatagccaaatgcgatatttagtgcgcaaaagttatagtgaatcatgcgatcgtattcttttcagcgcggaaattaacgctaATTATCACAACAAATTTAACgcaaaaagcgtgcgataatttttattgcactttagtgaatcaggcccatgtaactcttccactaatccaatcccaatggcactgtgtaactcttccactaatccaatcacaatggcactttgtaactcttccactaatccaatcccaatggcactgtgtaactcttccactaatccaatcccaatggcactgtgtaactcttccactaatccaatcccaatggcactgtgtaactcttccactaatccaatcccaatggcactgtgtaactcttccaccaaTCCAATcgcaatggcactgtgtaactcttccactaatccaatcccaatggcactgtgtaactcttccactaatccaatcccaatggcactgtgtaactcttccactaatccaatcccaatggcactgtgtaactcttccactaatccaatcccaatggcactgtgtaactcttccactaatccaatcacagtggcactgtgtaactcttccactaatccaatcccaatggcactgtgtaactcttccactaatccaatcacaatggcactgtgtaactcttccactaatccaatcacaatggcactgtgtaactcttccactaatccaatcccaatggcactgtgtaactcttccactaatccaatcccaatggcactgtgtaactcttccactaatccaatcacaatggcactgtgtaactcttccactaatccaatcccaatggcactgtgtaactcttccactaatccaatcccaatggcactgtgtaactcttccactaatccaatcacaatggcactgtgtaactcttccactaatccaatcacaatggcactgtgtaactcttccactaatccaatcacaatggcactgtgtaactcttccactaatccaatcacaatggcactgtgtaactcttccactaatccaatcccaatggcactgtgtaactcttccactaatccaatcccaatggcactgtgtaactcttccactaatccaatcccaatggcactgtgtaactcttccactaatccaatcccaatggcactgtgtaactcttccactaatccaatcacaatggcactgtgtaactcttccactaatccaatcccaatggcactgtgtaactcttccactaatccaatcacaatggcactgtgtaactcttccactaatccaatcacaatggcactgtgtaactcttccactaatccaatcccaatggcactgtgtaactcttccactaatccaatcacaatggcactgtgtaactcttccactaatccaatcacaatggcactgtgtaactcttccactaatccaatcacaatggcactgtgtaactcttccactaatccaatcccaatggcactgtgtaactcttccaccaatccaatcacaatggcactgtgtaactcttccactaatccaatcccaatggcactgtgtaactcttccactaatccaatcccaatggcactgtgtaactcttccactaatccaatcccaatggcactgtgtaactcttccactaatccaatcacaatggcactgtgtaactcttccaccaatccaatcacaatggcactgtgtaactcttccactaatccaatcacaatggcactgtgtaactcttccactaatccaatcacaatggcactgtgtaactcttccaccaatccaatcacaatggcactgtgtaactcttccactaatccaatcacaatggcactgtgtaactcttcagagaggtgacatctgaaactcacagaggtgtgaatgctgtggagttactttgaaaggattaccactaaactgaagaagctgctcggatgaggagtgaaacgttttcaatgattacttaacaagtccagttgctttaaatttatttatactagatacaccatgacctggataaatgaaaatcttcatagacatatatagaATAACCttcaacttgagctttttaacCAACTAAAACTTTAATCAGGGATTAATAAATGTGGCTTTTCATGTATTGAAAAGTGTCAGGGGGGAGGCTCCGTCTTATGATGAAGGACAAAAGGACAAAACGTAGACATGGTAATGGGTGAATAAATGAGTTGAGCAGCAACATCAATATTAATATGTACTTACTGTTCCCTTAGTAACTCCCTGTCAGCGCTCAGTGGGATGTACCAACCAACCCAAATGGGAGGGGAACAGCTTCTAAAGGAAACCTGGATCTCAGAACCTCATTCCAGAAGAACCCAAGAAGAATGAATGTATGTAGAACTACACGGACTGTAGGGAAGAAGATCAGTGAGTGTATATGTATGTCATGCTGGAGCAGTAAGGCTCAGCATAgaaagggttaagttttcaatttagaaagtctgtttggaatccacatttgagggaaacccctcacagtaggggggtaattcacaaataccccctaaaggACACTGAAGACAGACTGTCTGGCTAGGGGGCTGGGAGGTGGGAGGAGCCAGACAGGGCCAAATGAACCAACAAGGGAACTAAATTACCCTccctgtgctacagtggggggTCTGTCTCAgggcagattcttagctaatatttctttaggcccataaaaGAAATATCTTTTTTCCCTGAAGGTGGTTCTTTTGAGAAAAGCTTTTGCCACATTCGGTACAAgtgaagggtttctcccccgtgtggatctGGTGATGGCGCTAAAGGCTGatctttaaattaaatgtttacCACATTCTGAACAGagaaatggtttctctcctgagTGAATTCTCTGGTGCTTGGGAAGGCAGTTTTTATCacagaagcttttcccacattccgggCTCACAAATGGTTTTAACCCAGTGTCATGCCAGCAGTATTGCCTTGGCAttcttaaagggttaaacctggcaacattttgctttttgtccacaagacacccttaattaatt
Coding sequences within it:
- the znf33b gene encoding zinc finger protein 33B (The RefSeq protein has 1 frameshift compared to this genomic sequence) — protein: MNAQNVGKRSRKKKTLIIHYRVHTGEKPFMCTECGKSFRQKQHLTEHQLSHTGEKPFMCTECGKSFRTKQQLTEHQLIHTGEKPFVCTECGKSFRVKHILTDHQRLHTGEKPYACTECDKHFNQRSSLIKHQRIHTGVKPFVCMECGKSFSNKSNFQGHQRIHTGEKPFSCTECEKCFTTKTKLSCHYKIHTGEKPFSCTECGKRFTTKAKLSSHYMVHTGEKPFACADCGRRFVLKGNLTKHQRTHV